One window of the Rufibacter radiotolerans genome contains the following:
- a CDS encoding DNA topoisomerase IV subunit B: MAELTNVTYNEDSIRSLDWREHIRLRPGMYIGKLGDGSSPDDGIYILVKEVIDNSIDEHMMGFGRTIEIKISDHKVIVRDYGRGIPLGKVIDCVSKINTGGKYDSRAFQKSVGLNGVGTKAVNALSSHFRIQSVREGQTKVAEFERGELVKDEALQETTQRNGTTTVFVPDDTIFKNYHFIPEFLENQIWNYVYLNAGLTIHFNGQKYLSENGLKDLLGRKIAEESMRYPIIHLKGEDIEFAITHGNDYGEEYYSFVNGQYTTQGGTHLAAFREAVVKTVREFYKKDYDATDIRGSIVGAIAIRVQEPVFESQTKTKLGSINVAHEGPTVRNFVNDYVKEHLDNYLHKNPTVADALRRRIEQSERERKDMAGIKKLANQRAKKANLHNKKLRDCRFHFAESKDLEKEALTTLFITEGDSASGSITKSRNVELEAVFSLRGKPLNCFGLKKKVVYENEEFNLLQHALNIEEGLEGLRYNRVVVATDADVDGMHIRLLLMTFFLQFFPDLVKNGHLYILETPLFRVRNKKETIYCYNEQEKQNAIRKIGKAAEITRFKGLGEISPEEFGKFIGENIRLEPVIMGKTEQNIQKMLSYFMGKNTPERQQFIIENLKIEKDIVEEVYA, from the coding sequence ATGGCTGAACTGACTAATGTAACTTACAACGAGGATAGCATCCGCTCCCTTGACTGGCGCGAACACATCCGGCTGCGCCCGGGTATGTACATCGGCAAGTTAGGTGACGGCTCCTCTCCCGATGATGGGATTTACATTCTGGTGAAAGAGGTGATTGACAACTCCATTGATGAGCACATGATGGGGTTTGGTCGCACCATTGAAATCAAAATATCTGACCACAAGGTAATTGTGCGTGACTACGGCCGCGGTATTCCGTTGGGCAAGGTGATTGACTGCGTGAGCAAGATCAACACCGGCGGTAAGTATGATAGCCGCGCCTTCCAGAAATCGGTGGGTCTGAACGGGGTGGGTACCAAGGCGGTGAACGCCTTGTCTTCGCACTTCAGAATCCAGTCAGTGCGCGAAGGCCAGACCAAGGTGGCTGAGTTTGAGCGCGGCGAGTTGGTGAAGGACGAGGCCCTCCAGGAAACCACCCAGCGCAACGGCACCACCACCGTGTTTGTGCCGGATGACACTATTTTCAAGAATTACCACTTTATTCCGGAGTTCCTGGAGAACCAGATCTGGAATTATGTGTACCTCAACGCAGGTCTTACCATCCATTTCAACGGGCAGAAATACCTCTCTGAGAATGGGTTGAAAGATCTGTTAGGCCGCAAGATTGCCGAGGAGTCCATGCGTTATCCTATTATCCACCTGAAAGGGGAGGACATTGAGTTCGCGATCACGCACGGCAACGACTACGGCGAGGAGTATTATTCCTTCGTGAACGGGCAGTACACAACCCAGGGCGGTACCCACCTGGCAGCTTTTAGAGAAGCAGTAGTAAAGACCGTGCGCGAATTCTACAAGAAAGACTATGATGCCACTGATATCAGGGGCTCCATTGTAGGCGCTATTGCCATACGCGTGCAGGAACCGGTGTTTGAAAGCCAGACCAAGACCAAGCTGGGTTCCATTAACGTGGCCCATGAGGGACCAACGGTGCGTAACTTCGTGAATGATTACGTGAAGGAACACCTGGACAATTACCTGCACAAGAACCCGACCGTGGCAGATGCCCTGCGTCGGCGGATTGAGCAGAGTGAGCGCGAGCGCAAGGACATGGCCGGTATTAAAAAACTGGCCAACCAGCGCGCCAAGAAAGCCAACCTGCACAATAAGAAACTACGCGACTGCCGGTTCCACTTCGCAGAAAGCAAAGACCTGGAGAAAGAGGCGTTGACTACCCTGTTTATCACAGAAGGGGACTCGGCTTCAGGATCCATCACCAAATCCCGCAACGTGGAGCTGGAGGCGGTTTTTTCTTTGCGAGGAAAGCCGTTGAACTGCTTCGGGTTGAAGAAAAAGGTGGTGTACGAGAACGAGGAGTTCAACCTGCTGCAGCACGCCCTCAACATTGAGGAAGGGCTGGAAGGTTTGCGCTACAACCGCGTAGTAGTGGCCACCGATGCCGACGTGGACGGAATGCACATCCGATTGCTTTTGATGACCTTTTTCCTGCAGTTCTTCCCGGACCTGGTGAAGAACGGGCACCTGTACATTCTGGAGACGCCGCTCTTCAGGGTGCGCAACAAGAAGGAGACCATCTACTGCTACAATGAGCAGGAGAAGCAGAACGCCATCCGCAAGATAGGCAAGGCCGCTGAGATTACCCGCTTTAAAGGGTTGGGAGAGATCTCGCCGGAGGAGTTCGGTAAATTTATTGGAGAGAACATCCGTCTGGAGCCGGTGATCATGGGCAAGACGGAGCAGAACATCCAGAAGATGCTGTCTTACTTTATGGGCAAGAATACCCCGGAGCGGCAGCAGTTTATTATTGAGAATCTCAAGATAGAGAAAGATATAGTGGAGGAGGTATATGCTTAA
- a CDS encoding DNA gyrase/topoisomerase IV subunit A, whose product MLNEELENENNLELDSELAGEEVIHDITSVSGLYENWFLDYASYVILERAVPALEDGFKPVQRRIMHAMKEMDDGRFNKVANVIGQTMQYHPHGDASIGDAIVNLGQKDLLIETQGNWGDVRTGDSAAAPRYIEARLTKFALDVVFNGQTTEWQLSYDGRKNEPVTLPVKFPLLLAQGVEGIAVGLSTKIMPHNFRELIRGSIDVLKGRKTTLLPDFPTGGMADFTNYNGGGRGGKIRLRATIEKVDKSLLVIRDVPYGTTTTALMDSIVKASENNKIKIKKVVDNTAAEVEVQVHIPPGISPDLTIDALYAFTDCEISISPNTCVIIEDKPRFLNVDDLLRMSTVKTVRLLERELEIRMGELEDKWHQSSLEKIFIENRIYRDIEECETWEAVLEAIDLGLNPYKPLLRREVTQEDIIRLTEIKIKRISKFDAFKADEFIKKLEAEMAEVADNLANLTRYAISYFEGLLAKYGKGKERRTQIRTFDVVSAQKVAVANQKLYVNRKDGFVGYGLKKDEFVCDCSDMDDIIAIRKDGKFMVTKISDKTFMGKDILYVGVYNKNDEHMVYNMIYTDGKTGIAFAKRFAVTSITRDKEYDLTKGEKNSKVVYLTANPNSESELVSITLQPAAAARVKQFDFDFAELLIKGKGSQGNIVTKHPIKKVVQKALGESTRGGREIYYDEVIGRLNTESRGRYLGSFNTDDTILVLHKDGSYELTGFDLTNHYDVANIEAIHKFSPDLVVSAVYTEGETKVTYVKRFQVETTTVGKRFTFISETKGSKLLAASVAKEPKAEIKFQRDKKSDKETEILLLSEFIDVKGWRAMGNKLNYFKIFAVNLLEEERAEAVKVKNSTKPIKTVKIEPKITKIVSPSYSTGDEVLLDLESVKPDLEVAVETEQIGDLPVPPKKEKRQLNLF is encoded by the coding sequence ATGCTTAACGAAGAATTGGAAAACGAAAACAATTTAGAGCTGGACAGCGAACTGGCCGGCGAGGAGGTCATCCATGACATTACCTCGGTCTCTGGCTTGTATGAAAACTGGTTTCTGGATTATGCCTCTTACGTGATTCTGGAGCGGGCCGTGCCTGCCCTGGAAGACGGTTTTAAGCCGGTGCAGCGCCGTATCATGCACGCCATGAAGGAAATGGACGATGGCCGTTTCAACAAGGTGGCCAACGTGATAGGGCAGACCATGCAGTACCACCCGCATGGTGACGCCTCTATTGGCGATGCCATTGTGAACCTGGGTCAGAAGGACCTGCTCATTGAGACCCAGGGAAACTGGGGCGACGTACGCACTGGTGACAGCGCGGCGGCACCGCGTTATATTGAAGCCCGCCTCACCAAGTTTGCCTTAGACGTAGTCTTCAATGGCCAGACCACGGAGTGGCAATTAAGTTATGACGGCCGTAAGAACGAACCGGTGACCTTGCCGGTGAAATTCCCGTTGCTGCTCGCGCAGGGCGTGGAAGGGATTGCCGTAGGCCTGTCCACCAAGATCATGCCCCACAACTTCCGGGAACTGATCAGGGGATCTATTGATGTGCTGAAAGGCCGTAAAACCACGCTGTTGCCAGACTTCCCTACAGGTGGTATGGCTGACTTTACTAACTACAACGGTGGGGGCAGAGGGGGGAAAATACGCCTGCGCGCTACCATTGAGAAAGTAGATAAGTCGTTGCTTGTGATCCGGGACGTGCCATATGGTACTACCACCACCGCCTTGATGGACTCTATTGTCAAGGCCAGCGAGAACAACAAGATCAAGATCAAGAAGGTAGTGGACAATACCGCCGCCGAGGTGGAGGTACAGGTGCACATTCCGCCCGGAATCTCGCCTGACCTGACCATTGACGCGCTGTACGCCTTCACCGACTGTGAGATCTCCATCTCGCCTAACACCTGCGTGATCATTGAAGACAAGCCCCGTTTCCTGAACGTGGACGATTTGCTGCGCATGTCAACTGTGAAAACCGTAAGGTTACTGGAGCGTGAGCTGGAGATCAGGATGGGCGAGCTGGAGGACAAGTGGCACCAGAGCTCCCTGGAGAAGATTTTCATTGAGAACCGCATCTACCGTGACATTGAGGAGTGTGAGACCTGGGAAGCCGTATTGGAGGCCATTGACCTGGGCTTGAACCCTTACAAACCTTTGCTGCGCCGCGAGGTGACACAGGAGGATATCATCCGCTTGACAGAAATCAAGATCAAGCGGATTTCTAAGTTTGACGCCTTCAAGGCAGACGAGTTCATCAAGAAGCTGGAAGCCGAAATGGCTGAGGTAGCCGATAACCTGGCTAACCTGACCCGTTACGCCATCAGTTATTTTGAGGGCTTGCTGGCCAAATATGGAAAAGGCAAAGAGCGCCGTACCCAGATCAGAACCTTTGATGTGGTGTCGGCCCAGAAAGTGGCGGTGGCCAACCAGAAACTGTACGTGAACCGCAAAGACGGCTTTGTAGGCTATGGCCTCAAGAAAGACGAGTTTGTGTGCGACTGCTCAGACATGGATGACATCATTGCCATCCGGAAGGACGGTAAGTTCATGGTGACCAAGATCAGTGACAAGACCTTTATGGGCAAAGACATTCTGTATGTAGGCGTCTACAACAAGAATGACGAGCACATGGTCTACAACATGATCTACACCGATGGCAAGACCGGAATCGCGTTTGCCAAACGCTTTGCCGTGACCTCCATTACCCGTGACAAGGAGTATGACCTGACCAAAGGCGAGAAGAACTCTAAAGTGGTTTACCTCACGGCCAACCCTAACTCTGAGTCTGAGTTGGTGAGCATTACGTTGCAACCGGCCGCTGCCGCCCGAGTGAAGCAGTTTGACTTTGACTTTGCTGAACTGCTCATTAAAGGCAAAGGCTCACAGGGTAACATAGTGACCAAACATCCTATCAAGAAGGTAGTACAGAAGGCGCTGGGTGAATCTACCCGGGGCGGACGTGAGATCTACTATGATGAGGTGATTGGCCGCCTGAACACCGAGAGCCGGGGCCGCTACCTGGGTTCCTTCAACACCGATGATACCATCCTGGTGCTCCACAAAGACGGTTCGTATGAGCTGACCGGGTTTGACCTGACTAACCATTATGACGTGGCCAATATTGAGGCCATCCACAAATTCAGCCCAGACCTGGTAGTGTCTGCGGTGTACACAGAAGGGGAGACCAAGGTGACTTACGTGAAGCGCTTCCAGGTGGAGACCACCACAGTCGGCAAACGGTTTACCTTTATCAGTGAGACAAAAGGCTCTAAACTATTGGCAGCATCGGTGGCAAAAGAGCCCAAAGCGGAGATTAAATTCCAGCGCGATAAGAAGTCTGACAAAGAGACGGAGATTTTGTTGCTGAGCGAGTTTATTGATGTGAAAGGCTGGCGCGCGATGGGTAACAAGCTGAACTATTTCAAAATCTTTGCCGTGAACCTGCTGGAGGAAGAAAGAGCAGAGGCTGTAAAGGTAAAAAATAGTACAAAACCAATTAAAACTGTAAAGATAGAGCCTAAAATAACTAAAATTGTAAGTCCTTCATATTCAACAGGTGATGAAGTTTTGCTTGATTTGGAAAGCGTAAAACCTGATTTGGAAGTAGCCGTAGAAACAGAACAAATCGGGGATCTACCGGTACCACCCAAAAAGGAGAAAAGGCAACTCAACCTGTTCTAG
- a CDS encoding tetratricopeptide repeat protein, protein MASANGGLGLEKLLWEANQLFLEHKDAEALEKYELLLAANPEQQEALTKASIVCGRIGNRFPDDTHKGLYFQKAYSFASTAWGKDSLEAENNFVMALALSNLSQTASLKERMLHICQTKRYLDKALSADSLHAGAWHLLGRWAYKAANLSFAEKSVIKLISQEAPSEVTNELAIDAISKAIAIDPNNLVYYYDLARVQREANLKSECVNTLQRAIDQKLVTTEDLELSRRCKVLLKEVLRIRT, encoded by the coding sequence TTGGCCTCTGCAAACGGAGGACTAGGCCTGGAAAAGCTGTTATGGGAAGCCAATCAATTATTCCTGGAGCACAAAGACGCGGAGGCGTTAGAGAAATATGAGCTTCTGCTGGCTGCCAACCCAGAGCAGCAGGAAGCCTTGACCAAGGCCAGCATTGTCTGTGGCCGCATTGGCAACCGTTTTCCAGATGACACCCACAAGGGCCTTTATTTCCAGAAAGCCTATTCTTTTGCCAGCACTGCCTGGGGCAAGGACAGCCTGGAGGCCGAAAACAATTTCGTGATGGCCCTGGCGCTCAGCAACCTCAGCCAGACCGCTTCTTTAAAAGAGCGCATGCTTCATATTTGCCAGACCAAACGGTACCTGGACAAGGCTCTTTCCGCAGATTCTTTACATGCCGGCGCCTGGCATTTACTGGGGCGCTGGGCCTATAAAGCCGCCAATCTTTCCTTCGCTGAAAAATCTGTCATCAAACTTATCTCACAGGAAGCACCTTCAGAGGTAACCAATGAGTTGGCTATTGACGCCATCTCAAAGGCTATTGCCATTGATCCCAACAACCTGGTGTATTACTATGACCTGGCCCGGGTGCAACGGGAAGCTAACCTGAAAAGCGAATGCGTGAACACTCTGCAACGGGCCATTGACCAGAAACTGGTAACCACCGAAGATCTGGAACTAAGCAGAAGGTGCAAAGTGCTCCTGAAAGAGGTACTCCGGATTAGAACCTAA